A part of Oncorhynchus masou masou isolate Uvic2021 chromosome 30, UVic_Omas_1.1, whole genome shotgun sequence genomic DNA contains:
- the LOC135521709 gene encoding testis-expressed protein 10 homolog, producing the protein MTKCKKKKRQDDFQKVKLKVGKTKPKADNATNINFRTKGINLTEQLKKDANAPTTHRKLNIKDLLSQLHHYSGTVKQGALVGLRELLTLHPSELDQHLSSLLSEAAAVFTDKDPNVRMSATRLLRFIAQSVPAERTSPFFPLLSAHLSCAMTHIETGIQEDALKVLDVLLDHYPALLAARPALLLTNFLELISHRSTGGGARKGQEGKGRSWALSVNPNRNVTGQQWRLTVLLRLGRFLQAVVEERRAEEGVACVSGDMFSVLNGQGGANTPLELNWEELTYRKGGFQVFEHSGAMPTPHSTFKLRPETEPGAGVSEGLGTGEAVRGFASTLVPLLLDVWVEASASDRSKTDSAHLLTPDAMSLMYQVLSILQLLRKLAPQREYQDTLDVWFRSEYLGDFKQHFMKNFPYGNLDTPKQRRKTDPKRSKQSTTIPGQTVEPLALNVLLCQVMVSMVTLSQREGQAHEPDAEWLMPLRGFVQETLSSGAKLSQRHLHTLLETVWRMVITQRSRAVTEDLLQAVYVQYQQMNLNLQTRTLLLSFYSRLYLQEHNHTHIARSRVLSRWLAALPLQLSQLGHRNPALSDRLLLSIQAAASRGNKALLNSLHTHACRLYDPQEGSVVLLPAESQQRLVQLLYFLPVMSQGLLANLSRCCTAGRVSAGLAASLIRIIHLRSSLSGWSVGSQDATLRDVDYISFLFSTLTGFSSDELATLQEAGDDSVLPPSPLSPLSLYPTPLEQFTHHWDVVEEVCHCLETLGSRSQCFDVLQNGICKNLTGLSVVPDSMAAGLLRAVARLLDLSFLPSEPLLRFLSRCCLSLLSLLLTLQQDTASENNHKSEAVWGACVAVLSSIPRLLRLVLQSLRVRDLCEEELPQLAQILSLLLQHTALRNHMLANATLLQHIIQDLTRYCRGESKEQWMTDLLYCYSVTMATHRGNLGLRDIY; encoded by the exons ATGACCAAGtgcaagaagaagaagaggcagGATGACTTCCAGAAGGTCAAGCTGAAGGTGGGGAAGACCAAGCCTAAAGCTGACAACGCTACCAACATCAACTTCCGCACCAAGGGAATAAACCTAACTGAACAGCTGAAGAAAGATGCTAATGCACCCACCACACACCGGAAGCTCAACATCAAG GACCTGTTGTCCCAGCTGCATCACTACAGTGGTACAGTGAAACAGGGAGCTCTTGTGGGACTGAGGGAGCTGCTGACCCTTCACCCCTCAGAGTTAGACCAACACCTCTCCAGTCTGCTCAGCGAGGCTGCTGCCGTCTTCACAGACAAGGACCCGAATGTACGGATGTCTGCCACACGCCTGCTCAG GTTCATAGCCCAGAGTGTGCCAGCGGAGCGGACGTCTCcattcttccctctcctctctgcccacCTCTCCTGTGCCATGACCCACATCGAGACGGGTATCCAGGAGGATGCCCTGAAAGTCCTCGACGTTTTGCTGGACCACTATCCTGCCCTGCTGGCCGCTCGTCCCGCCCTGCTGCTCACCAACTTCCTGGAGCTGATCTCACACAGAAGTACCGGGGGCGGGGCAAGGAAGGGgcaggaggggaaggggaggagctGGGCCCTGTCAGTCAACCCTAACAGGAACGTGACTGGTCAGCAGTGGAGACTCACAGTGCTGCTCAG ACTGGGGCGTTTTCTTCAGGCGGTAGTTGAGGAGAGGCGAGCAGAGGAGGGGGTTGCATGTGTCTCAGGTGACATGTTCAGTGTCTTGAATGGACAAGGAGGAGCTAACACTCCTTTGGAGCTCAATTGGGAGGAGCTTACCTACAGAAAAGGTGGATTTCAGGTGTTTGAACATTCAGGAGCCATGCCCACTCCGCATTCCACCTTCAAACTCAG GCCGGAGACTGAGCCTGGGGCTGGGGTGAGTGAGGGGCTGGGCACAGGGGAGGCTGTACGGGGCTTTGCCTCCACCCTGGTGCCCCTTCTACTAGACGTCTGGGTAGAGGCTAGTGCCAGCGACCGGAGCAAGACTGACAGTGCTCATCTCCTCACCCCCGACGCCATGTCACTGATGTACCAGGTCCTCTCCATACTACAGCTGTTACGCAAGCTGGCGCCACAGAGGGAATACCAGGATAcactg gATGTGTGGTTTCGCAGTGAGTACCTGGGGGATTTTAAGCAGCACTTCATGAAGAACTTCCCCTATGGAAATCTGGACACCCCTAAACAAAGGCGGAAGACAGACCCCAAGAG GAGTAAGCAGTCCACTACAATCCCAGGGCAGACAGTGGAACCCTTGGCTCTGAACGTGTTGCTCTGCCAGGtcatggtttccatggttaccCTCAGCCAGAGGGAGGGGCAAGCCCATGAGCCCGATGCTGAGTGGCTGATGCCTCTGAGAGGGTTTGTCCAAGAGACTCTGTCCAGTGGGGCCAAGCTGAGCCAAAGACACCTACATACACTCCTGGAGACTGTCTGGAGAATGGTCATCACACAACGCAGCAGGG CGGTGACGGAGGATCTGTTACAGGCGGTGTATGTTCAGTACCAGCAGATGAACCTGAATCTGCAGACCAGAACACTGCTACTTTCCTTCTACAGCAGACTGTACCTACaggaacacaaccacacacacatcgccag GAGTAGAGTGTTGTCTCGGTGGCTGGCTGCTCTACCGCTCCAGTTGTCCCAGCTGGGCCACCGTAACCCTGCCCTCTCAGACAGGCTCCTGCTCTCCATCCAGGCTGCTGCCTCCCGCGGGAACAAGGCCCTGCTGAACTCCctacacacgcatgcatgcaggCTCTATg acccaCAGGAGGGCAGTGTGGTATTGTTACCGGCTGAATCTCAGCAGCGATTGGTCCAGCTACTCTACTTCCTGCCTGTGATGTCACAGGGTCTGTTGGCCAATCTGAGTCGCTGCTGCACTGCGGGACGCGTCTCTGCCGGCCTGGCCGCCTCCCTCATACGCATCATACACCTCAG GTCCTCTTTGAGTGGCTGGTCAGTAGGGTCTCAGGACGCGACCCTGCGTGATGTTGACTACATCAGCTTCCTGTTCTCCACCCTCACAG ggTTTTCGTCTGATGAGCTGGCCACCCTGCAGGAGGCTGGGGATGATAGCGtgcttcctccctcccccctctcccccctcagtcTCTACCCCACCCCCCTGGAGCAATTCACACACCACTGGGACGTGGTGGAG GAAGTGTGCCACTGCTTGGAGACGCTGGGGTCTCGTTCACAGTGCTTTGACGTGCTGCAGAACGGCATCTGCAAGAACCTG actggTCTGTCTGtggtaccagacagtatggcagcAGGGTTGTTGAGAGCGGTGGCCAGACTGTTGGACCTGTCCTTCCTCCCCAGTGAACCTCTACTGAGGTTCCTGTCCCGCTGCTGCCTCAGCCTACTGTCTCTGCTACTGACCCTACAGCAGGACACCGCCTCAGAGAACAACCACAAGAG cGAGGCAGTGTGGGGCGCGTGTGTGGCAGTGCTGAGCAGCATTCCCCGGCTGTTGCGGTTGGTTCTGCAGTCATTGCGAGTTCGGGACCTGTGTGAGGAGGAGCTGCCTCAACTGGCCCAGATACTGTCCCTGCTGCTGCAGCACACAGCGCTTCGCAACCACATGCTGGCAAACGCAACTCTACTACAACACATTATACAGGACCTcacg aggtACTGTCGAGGTGAGTCCAAGGAGCAGTGGATGACTGACCTGCTGTACTGCTACAGCGTAACCATGGCAACTCATCGGGGAAACCTGGGGCTCCGAGACATCTACTGA